The genomic stretch CTTGTACCCGAAGTGCGTGAACGCCCGGCGGATCACGTCGAACGCCACCTCCTTCTTCGCGTGGCCCAGGTGCGCGTCGCTGTACACGGTCGGGCCGCACAGGTACATGCCGACCCGGCCGGGCGTGGTCGGTTCGAAGGTGACCTTCTGGCGGGTCAGGGTGTCGTACAGGACGATGTTCGGATCGGGCAGGCGGGCTTCGCTGGGACGCTGGGTCATGGAGTCTCCTGTAGGACGAGTAAATACCGGCAATAAAAAGACCGCGCCACACAGTCGGGGGCGCGGTCACGGACGCTGGGCTGCGCGTGGGCCGCTAGCGGAGGCAACACAGGGTCGTCATGCGCTTCAATGTAGCAGAGAAGCCCCACCCGGCAACGCGGCCGCCGGGTCCGGCGCGGGCGCGTGGGGCCGGTGCAGCGCCGCGAGCAGCGCGTCCGTGAACGCCCGGATCACCGGCAGGTTCGCGCGGTGCGGCAGGGTCGCCAGTGCCAGCGGCCGCATCAGCCGCTCGGGCAGGGGCAGAGCCACCAGCCCGTCGGGCAGCGGTTCCAGCGCCAGCCGGGGCATCACACTGACGCCCAGCCCGTGCGCGACCATGCCCAGGATCACGCTGTCCTCGCCGATCTCGGTCACGCGCCCCGGCTGCACGCCGCAGCGGCGCAGGTACCCCATCACCCGCAGGTTACAGGAGTTCGGCCCCGGGGCCAGCAGCAGCGGCCCCCCCAGGTCGTCCGGCGTGACGGGATTCGTGCCCCGGTGGGCGGGCGCCACGAAGAGGTACTCGTCCATGACCAGCGGGGTCAGGCGCAGGTCGGTCCAGTTCTCCTCGATCACGATGGCGGCGTCCGCCTGCCCGCGCCGCACGAGTTCCTGCCCGCCACCCTCCGTCTCGCCGTCCATCAGGCGGACGGTCACGCCCGGATGTTGCGCCCGGAACGCCGCCAGCGCGGGCGGCAGCAGGTGCGTGGCCGTCGAGCGGAACGACGCCACCCGCAGTACGCCGCGCAGCTGCGTGTCCTCCTGCGCGGCCAGCAGTGCGTCGCCCGCCGACTGCACCGCCGCGCGGGCGTGCGTCAGCATCCGTTCGCCCGCCGGGGTGGGGACCGTGCCGGTGCGCCCCCGGCGCAGCAGGGGCCGCCCCGCCAGCGCCTCCAGTTTGCTGATCGCCTCGCTGAGCGTGGACTGCGACACGCCCAGTTCCGCCGCCGCCTCGCTGAAGCCCCCGGCGTCCGCCACCGCCAGCAGGGCGCGCAGCTGCGCCAGCGACGGCAGGCCGGTGGGGGAGGGGCGCGCGGAGGTCA from Deinococcus soli (ex Cha et al. 2016) encodes the following:
- a CDS encoding LysR family transcriptional regulator: MTSARPSPTGLPSLAQLRALLAVADAGGFSEAAAELGVSQSTLSEAISKLEALAGRPLLRRGRTGTVPTPAGERMLTHARAAVQSAGDALLAAQEDTQLRGVLRVASFRSTATHLLPPALAAFRAQHPGVTVRLMDGETEGGGQELVRRGQADAAIVIEENWTDLRLTPLVMDEYLFVAPAHRGTNPVTPDDLGGPLLLAPGPNSCNLRVMGYLRRCGVQPGRVTEIGEDSVILGMVAHGLGVSVMPRLALEPLPDGLVALPLPERLMRPLALATLPHRANLPVIRAFTDALLAALHRPHAPAPDPAAALPGGASLLH